A stretch of Sulfurimonas sp. DNA encodes these proteins:
- a CDS encoding 2Fe-2S iron-sulfur cluster-binding protein, translating into MKINIKRENIVCYETNLENRTLLEVLNEIKTTQDASLAYSSGCRSGVCGSCGVRVNGKEVLACSYHVQEGDFAEPLNNASVIRDLVVDMDRAYSFNAKAKAWQSSIVDDVLLSHEDEKLGEVQSSCILCGSCYSACPVYAINGDFLGPFSLTRVWRYVSDKREQNKKEKIDNIQTNGIWDCTLCNACTLVCPQGISSKADIEKLRARSALFGYMDPNFASFGFGGGFDGSPVF; encoded by the coding sequence GAGGTATTAAATGAGATAAAAACTACGCAAGACGCATCTCTTGCATATAGCAGCGGATGCAGAAGCGGCGTTTGCGGAAGTTGTGGAGTGAGGGTAAACGGTAAAGAGGTTTTAGCTTGCTCATACCATGTTCAAGAGGGTGATTTTGCAGAGCCGTTAAACAACGCTTCCGTTATTCGTGACTTGGTTGTAGATATGGATAGGGCTTATAGTTTTAATGCAAAAGCAAAAGCTTGGCAGAGCAGCATTGTAGATGATGTTTTACTATCACATGAAGATGAAAAGCTGGGCGAAGTGCAGAGCAGTTGTATATTGTGCGGCTCATGTTATAGCGCTTGTCCCGTCTATGCAATAAACGGAGATTTTTTAGGACCCTTTTCGCTAACAAGAGTTTGGAGATATGTTAGCGACAAAAGAGAGCAAAACAAAAAAGAAAAAATCGATAATATTCAAACAAACGGTATTTGGGATTGTACGCTTTGCAACGCTTGTACGCTTGTCTGCCCACAGGGGATTTCAAGCAAAGCAGATATAGAAAAACTAAGAGCAAGAAGCGCTTTGTTTGGTTATATGGATCCGAATTTCGCTTCATTTGGGTTTGGCGGCGGGTTTGACGGAAGTCCTGTTTTTTAA
- a CDS encoding YajQ family cyclic di-GMP-binding protein, with product MAKEYSFDISAKIDMQNFKNAINSVDKEVANRYDFKGTTYEVDFKEKEKLLVLVASSDNKLDALKDIVITKLLKQDLSSKVLEEQKIENASGNTRKATYKVVDYIESKEAKKIVAEIKNLKLKVTAQIEGDSIRVKGVKIDDLQTVIAKIRSMEWEAPLVFENMR from the coding sequence ATGGCAAAAGAGTATTCATTTGATATAAGCGCAAAGATAGATATGCAAAATTTTAAAAATGCTATAAATTCCGTGGATAAGGAAGTCGCTAATCGTTACGATTTTAAAGGCACGACCTATGAGGTTGATTTTAAAGAGAAAGAGAAGTTGTTAGTGTTAGTGGCATCAAGCGATAACAAACTGGATGCTCTAAAAGACATAGTTATAACAAAACTCTTAAAACAAGACCTCTCTTCAAAAGTTTTAGAAGAGCAAAAAATAGAAAATGCCAGCGGTAACACAAGAAAAGCTACCTATAAAGTGGTGGACTATATAGAATCAAAAGAGGCTAAGAAGATAGTTGCGGAGATTAAAAATCTAAAACTCAAAGTCACAGCTCAAATAGAGGGCGATTCTATAAGAGTAAAAGGGGTAAAGATAGACGATTTGCAAACCGTAATCGCTAAGATTCGCTCTATGGAGTGGGAAGCGCCTTTAGTTTTTGAAAATATGAGATAG